Proteins encoded in a region of the Streptomyces sp. PCS3-D2 genome:
- a CDS encoding TetR/AcrR family transcriptional regulator: protein MADTDPPYHHGNLREALLARAEEVLAASGADSLSLRALARDLGVSHAAPGRHFRDRQALLDALAVGGFTRLNDDLRAAVEAPGPVTARLAGMGRAYIDFAVANAPLLSLMFTVKHADDSSAELRELGHQSLDIAAGLVALAQREGVVRAGEPDRLAQVAFSTVHGLAALAVGSLLEGTPLSEATDLALDVLITGLAAPGGGAVRPDA, encoded by the coding sequence TTGGCCGACACCGATCCGCCCTACCACCACGGCAACCTCCGGGAAGCGCTGCTGGCGCGCGCGGAGGAGGTCCTCGCGGCGTCGGGGGCGGACAGCCTGTCCCTGCGCGCCCTCGCCCGGGACCTCGGCGTCAGCCACGCGGCGCCCGGGCGCCACTTCCGCGACCGGCAGGCGCTGCTCGACGCGCTCGCCGTGGGCGGCTTCACCCGCCTCAACGACGACCTGCGGGCCGCCGTCGAGGCACCCGGCCCCGTCACCGCCCGGCTTGCGGGCATGGGGCGCGCCTACATCGACTTCGCCGTGGCGAACGCCCCGCTGCTGAGCCTGATGTTCACGGTCAAGCACGCCGACGACTCCAGCGCCGAACTGCGCGAGCTCGGACATCAGAGCCTGGACATCGCCGCCGGGCTCGTCGCCCTCGCGCAGCGGGAGGGCGTCGTGCGGGCCGGGGAGCCGGACCGTCTCGCCCAGGTCGCCTTCTCCACCGTCCACGGCCTCGCGGCCCTGGCGGTCGGCTCCCTCCTGGAGGGCACCCCGCTGTCCGAGGCGACCGACCTCGCCCTCGACGTCCTGATCACCGGCCTCGCCGCCCCCGGCGGCGGCGCGGTACGGCCCGATGCCTGA